The Schaalia dentiphila ATCC 17982 sequence TGACCGCGTTGCCATCGGTGCCAGCCACACCGGCGATCATCGTGGCAAAGAAGACAATCGGCGCGATGAAAACCATGAGTACCACGCCGAGAACGAGCGTGGTGATGGCGCCGCCTCGACCGGGCAGCTTCGACATGACCACGGGCGCGGGAGCACCGTAGCCCTGCGGGGCTGCGGCACCCGGGTAGGAAGTGCCGTTCATAGGCACCGCGTTCTGCTGGTCCGCGGGGCCGTAGGAGGGATTCGACATGTCTATGCCTTTCTGATGGAAGATCGAGCTCAGAATACTAGAGTCCCGCAACCAGAGCGCGACAGAACCAGATTGTGCGTCGCCGATCCCCGCCGGGAATCGGCGACGGATGAATGAGGCTGAGGCGAGGTCAGGACAGCTGAATGCCGGCCAGCCGTTCCTTGCGTAGCTCGTCGACACCCGGCACGTCGAGTGGTTCCAGCGTTGCGCCCGTGGCACGCTCCAGCAGCAGGTCCGCCAGCTCGGGGTTACGGGCGAGAGCGGGGCCATGCATGTAGGTGGCGATGACGGACCCCTGAACGGCGCCGTCATAGCGCACCTCGGGCGCTTCCTCTCCCTGGGGTGTGCCGTTTCCGACGCCCGAGATGACGCGTCCCAGCGGGGAGGCGTCGGGGCCGAGAACGGTGCCGCCCCCGTGATTTTCAAAGCCCGTCAGAGTCTGCGTAAGGCCGTCGAGAACGGGCTCACAGACGAGCTCACCGATCGCTCGGTGCCCCTGTGGGCGCGTCGTAATATCGAGGACGCCCATACCGGGAACGCGCACGCCCCGCGCATCCTCGTACCAGTGGCCGAGAACCTGCAGGGAGGCGCAGATCGCGAGGAGCGGGCGCCCCGCGTGGAGGGCGCGGGCGAGACCGGAGGTGCCGCGGAACTTGTCGGCCGCGAGCGCCTGGGCGGTATCCTCGCCACCTCCGAGAGTGTAAATGTCTAGGCTGTCCGGGATCTCCTCGGTCAAGCCGACGTGGACGACCTCGGCGTCGATGCCGC is a genomic window containing:
- a CDS encoding type 1 glutamine amidotransferase, which produces MSVSTLRIGVLMPEVLGTYGDSGNAVILAERARRRGIDAEVVHVGLTEEIPDSLDIYTLGGGEDTAQALAADKFRGTSGLARALHAGRPLLAICASLQVLGHWYEDARGVRVPGMGVLDITTRPQGHRAIGELVCEPVLDGLTQTLTGFENHGGGTVLGPDASPLGRVISGVGNGTPQGEEAPEVRYDGAVQGSVIATYMHGPALARNPELADLLLERATGATLEPLDVPGVDELRKERLAGIQLS